One Nocardioides luti DNA window includes the following coding sequences:
- a CDS encoding GNAT family N-acetyltransferase, translating to MSDPTRPRVRIVQLDPATLQALSEGDLERAQATAPVLLSAYLVAAESIGTWRFRAKQAVETPQDLPWITGVLWDETGGQAVGKAGFHAAPDADGMVEIGYAVDPAFRRQGFARAALELLLDRARREPEARVLRATVAPANAASLALVHQYPFLETGEQWDDEDGLEIIYELPVDGPGPTAP from the coding sequence GTGAGCGACCCGACCCGGCCCCGCGTCCGCATCGTCCAGCTGGACCCGGCCACGCTGCAGGCGCTGTCGGAGGGTGACCTCGAGCGGGCGCAGGCGACGGCCCCGGTGCTGCTGAGCGCCTACCTCGTCGCGGCCGAGAGCATCGGCACCTGGCGCTTCCGGGCCAAGCAGGCCGTCGAGACCCCGCAGGACCTGCCCTGGATCACCGGGGTGCTGTGGGACGAGACGGGCGGGCAGGCGGTCGGCAAGGCCGGCTTCCACGCCGCGCCCGACGCCGACGGCATGGTGGAGATCGGGTACGCCGTCGACCCGGCGTTCCGGCGGCAGGGGTTCGCCCGCGCCGCCCTCGAGCTCCTCCTCGACCGCGCGCGCCGCGAGCCGGAGGCCCGCGTCCTGCGGGCGACCGTCGCCCCGGCGAACGCCGCGTCGCTGGCGCTCGTCCACCAGTACCCCTTCCTCGAGACCGGCGAGCAGTGGGACGACGAGGACGGGCTCGAGATCATCTACGAGCTGCCCGTCGACGGCCCGGGGCCGACGGCCCCGTGA
- the def gene encoding peptide deformylase, whose translation MPDDAPLAPHGPLPTGGSVRPMTRWGEAVMHRPQQLVTAYDDALAALVADMVATMYAADGVGLAACQIGVDQAVFVFDCPDESGTRTVGVVCNPVLTLPEVGDRNLDDSDEGCLSFPGAFVECARPDFASVTGTGVDGSPVSFSGDGMLARCLQHETDHTLGTVFGDRLPTKLRKKLQKQHDKAVDDYPSGWPA comes from the coding sequence ATGCCCGACGACGCACCCCTGGCGCCCCACGGACCGCTCCCGACGGGCGGCTCCGTCCGCCCGATGACGCGCTGGGGCGAGGCCGTCATGCACCGCCCGCAGCAGCTCGTGACGGCGTACGACGACGCGCTCGCCGCGCTGGTCGCCGACATGGTCGCCACGATGTACGCCGCCGACGGGGTCGGCCTCGCGGCCTGCCAGATCGGTGTGGACCAGGCCGTCTTCGTCTTCGACTGCCCCGACGAGAGCGGCACCCGGACGGTCGGCGTCGTCTGCAACCCGGTCCTGACGCTCCCCGAGGTCGGCGACCGCAACCTCGACGACAGCGACGAGGGCTGCCTGTCGTTCCCCGGCGCCTTCGTGGAGTGCGCGCGGCCGGACTTCGCGTCGGTGACCGGCACCGGCGTCGACGGCTCCCCGGTCTCCTTCTCCGGCGACGGGATGCTCGCCCGCTGCCTCCAGCACGAGACCGACCACACGCTCGGCACCGTCTTCGGGGACCGCCTCCCGACCAAGCTGCGCAAGAAGCTGCAGAAGCAGCACGACAAGGCGGTCGACGACTACCCGTCCGGCTGGCCGGCGTGA
- a CDS encoding acyl-CoA dehydrogenase family protein: MSLTKSLKPGGKHGLTSKEARDPIGYAVAALSRVAQSDLIDRIGLRKQAEQAVFTVTRNGFQTVTTASRTFAKAGKKGKPGVRVPAAAPKGVFDLTPTEDEQMLVDVVTEFADEVVRPAAADANETCTAPEDLLKASLEIGLPILGVPESLGGISEERSAMAGTLVAEALAKGDMGLAVAALAPGSVATAIGLWGTDAQQQTYLPAFTGDDVPAAALALTEPTVLFDVLSPGTTAERTDDGYVLNGVKSLVVRGAEAELLVVGAMLDGQPVLFLVESSADGLSVEGDPAMGIRAASLTKITLDGVVVPEDAVLGATDGTTYVECVRLARLAWCALAVGTGQAVLDYVTPYVKEREAFGEPIAHRQSVAFMVANIAIELQSMRLLTYKAAARAAAGKDFSREVALARNLCASKGMQIGLDGVQLLGGHGFVKEHPVERWYRDLRAVGVMEGSVLV; this comes from the coding sequence ATGTCCCTGACCAAGAGCCTCAAGCCCGGTGGCAAGCACGGCCTGACGTCGAAGGAGGCGCGCGACCCGATCGGGTACGCCGTCGCCGCGCTCAGCCGGGTCGCCCAGAGCGACCTGATCGACCGCATCGGCCTGCGCAAGCAGGCGGAGCAGGCCGTCTTCACCGTCACCCGCAACGGCTTCCAGACCGTCACGACCGCGAGCCGGACCTTCGCGAAGGCCGGCAAGAAGGGCAAGCCCGGCGTCCGCGTGCCGGCCGCGGCCCCGAAGGGCGTCTTCGACCTCACGCCCACCGAGGACGAGCAGATGCTCGTCGACGTGGTGACCGAGTTCGCCGACGAGGTGGTCCGCCCGGCCGCCGCCGACGCCAACGAGACCTGCACCGCGCCCGAGGACCTCCTCAAGGCCAGCCTGGAGATCGGCCTGCCGATCCTCGGCGTCCCGGAGTCGCTGGGGGGCATCTCCGAGGAGCGCTCGGCGATGGCCGGCACCCTCGTGGCCGAGGCCCTCGCGAAGGGCGACATGGGCCTCGCCGTCGCGGCCCTCGCTCCCGGCTCGGTCGCCACCGCGATCGGCCTCTGGGGCACCGACGCGCAGCAGCAGACCTACCTCCCGGCGTTCACGGGCGACGACGTGCCGGCCGCCGCACTGGCGCTCACCGAGCCGACCGTTCTCTTCGACGTGCTGAGCCCGGGCACCACGGCCGAGCGCACCGACGACGGCTACGTCCTCAACGGCGTGAAGTCGCTGGTCGTGCGCGGCGCCGAGGCCGAGCTGCTCGTCGTCGGCGCGATGCTCGACGGTCAGCCGGTGCTCTTCCTCGTCGAGTCGTCGGCCGACGGCCTCAGCGTCGAGGGCGACCCCGCCATGGGCATCCGCGCGGCGTCGCTCACGAAGATCACCCTCGACGGCGTCGTCGTCCCGGAGGACGCCGTGCTCGGCGCCACCGACGGCACGACGTACGTCGAGTGCGTCCGGCTCGCCCGTCTCGCCTGGTGCGCGCTCGCCGTGGGCACCGGCCAGGCCGTGCTCGACTACGTGACGCCGTACGTCAAGGAGCGCGAGGCGTTCGGCGAGCCGATCGCCCACCGCCAGTCGGTGGCGTTCATGGTCGCCAACATCGCGATCGAGCTGCAGTCGATGCGGCTGCTGACCTACAAGGCGGCCGCCCGCGCCGCCGCGGGCAAGGACTTCTCCCGCGAGGTCGCGCTCGCCCGCAACCTCTGCGCGAGCAAGGGCATGCAGATCGGCCTCGACGGCGTCCAGCTGCTCGGTGGCCACGGCTTCGTCAAGGAGCACCCGGTGGAGCGGTGGTACCGCGACCTGCGGGCCGTCGGCGTCATGGAAGGAAGTGTTCTGGTCTGA
- a CDS encoding acyl-CoA dehydrogenase family protein: protein MINLDDPKKFRPLASQAHQVAMNILRPISRKYDRAEHEYPKELDMLAAMIDGLSESGAAEGAGAAGVRRDEKPEEKAGVKNGANLASVMSIEQMCWGDVGLLLSMPRQGLGNSAIASVANDEQSERFAGVWAGMAITEPGTGSDSANIKTTATLDGDHYVLNGEKIYVTSGDRADHIVVWATLDRDLGRAAIKSFVVPKGTPGMRVDRLEHKLGIRASDTATIIFENCRVPAENLMGSPEVDVKQGFAGAMATFDNTRPLVAAMAVGCAKASLDLTRELLEDAGVVIDYDRPAVVQSAAAAKFLQMEADWEAAHLLMLQAAWMADNRQPNSLEASMAKAKAGRVGSDITLSCVELAGSIGYSEAELLEKWSRDSKILDIFEGTQQIQQLIVARRVLGLSSAELK from the coding sequence ATGATCAACCTCGACGATCCCAAGAAGTTCCGCCCGCTGGCCTCCCAGGCCCACCAGGTCGCGATGAACATACTGCGGCCGATCTCGCGCAAGTACGACCGCGCCGAGCACGAGTACCCCAAGGAGCTCGACATGCTCGCGGCCATGATCGACGGGCTCTCCGAGTCCGGCGCGGCCGAGGGCGCGGGGGCTGCCGGCGTACGCCGTGACGAGAAGCCCGAGGAGAAGGCGGGCGTCAAGAACGGCGCCAACCTCGCCTCGGTCATGTCGATCGAGCAGATGTGCTGGGGCGACGTGGGGCTGCTGCTCTCGATGCCCCGCCAGGGCCTCGGCAACTCGGCCATCGCGTCGGTCGCGAACGACGAGCAGTCCGAGCGCTTCGCCGGCGTGTGGGCCGGCATGGCGATCACCGAGCCCGGCACCGGGTCGGACTCCGCCAACATCAAGACGACCGCCACGCTGGACGGCGACCACTACGTCCTCAACGGCGAGAAGATCTACGTCACCTCCGGCGACCGGGCCGACCACATCGTGGTGTGGGCGACGCTCGACCGCGACCTGGGTCGCGCCGCGATCAAGTCGTTCGTGGTGCCGAAGGGCACGCCCGGCATGCGGGTGGACCGGCTCGAGCACAAGCTCGGCATCCGGGCCTCCGACACCGCGACGATCATCTTCGAGAACTGCCGGGTGCCGGCCGAGAACCTCATGGGCTCGCCCGAGGTCGACGTGAAGCAGGGCTTCGCCGGTGCGATGGCGACCTTCGACAACACCCGGCCGCTGGTGGCCGCGATGGCCGTCGGCTGCGCCAAGGCGTCGCTCGACCTCACCCGCGAGCTCCTCGAGGACGCGGGCGTCGTCATCGACTACGACCGTCCCGCGGTCGTCCAGTCGGCGGCGGCCGCCAAGTTCCTCCAGATGGAGGCCGACTGGGAGGCCGCGCACCTGCTCATGCTGCAGGCGGCGTGGATGGCCGACAACCGCCAGCCGAACTCGCTCGAGGCCTCGATGGCCAAGGCGAAGGCCGGCCGGGTCGGCTCGGACATCACGCTGTCGTGCGTGGAGCTCGCCGGCTCCATCGGCTACAGCGAGGCCGAGCTCCTCGAGAAGTGGTCGCGCGACTCCAAGATCCTCGACATCTTCGAGGGCACCCAGCAGATCCAGCAGCTGATCGTGGCCCGCCGGGTCCTCGGCCTCTCGAGCGCCGAGCTGAAGTAG
- a CDS encoding DUF3592 domain-containing protein produces the protein MKAVGCAVLVVVLAAGGFFGLAAWLVVRGDDQSGLTQRVEATVLDPREVGTGTGSGYRFAYAYEVDGQWYGYDRYVVNERVWTPGDPVSVCVDPDDPHRHVVSLVRPCGQERTDGNFVKEATPRPAPESRDQPAARQP, from the coding sequence GTGAAGGCCGTGGGCTGCGCGGTCCTCGTGGTGGTGCTGGCGGCCGGGGGGTTCTTCGGGCTCGCGGCCTGGTTGGTCGTCCGCGGGGACGACCAGAGCGGGCTGACCCAGCGGGTCGAGGCGACGGTCCTGGATCCGCGCGAGGTCGGGACCGGGACCGGCAGCGGCTACCGCTTCGCCTACGCCTACGAGGTCGACGGCCAGTGGTACGGCTACGACCGCTACGTCGTCAACGAGCGCGTGTGGACGCCCGGTGACCCGGTCTCGGTCTGCGTCGACCCCGACGACCCCCACCGGCACGTCGTGTCCCTGGTGCGGCCCTGCGGACAGGAGCGCACCGACGGGAACTTCGTCAAGGAGGCCACCCCGCGGCCCGCCCCGGAGTCACGGGACCAGCCCGCCGCCCGGCAGCCCTAG